In the Nitrospirota bacterium genome, GACGCGCTTACCCAATTGTTGTTCTTGCTTAAACGTCAGCAAGGTCGAGTGGCGAACCTCGCGCAAGTAACACTTGAGGGTATCTAGTCCTTCGGAGCGTTGGCTTGTCCGTTCTTCTTCCACCGACGATTCATCCACTTCCGGCGACGACGCGGCGACTTCCTCGTCGTCACGATCGGCGACGTGTCGGCGCGCTTCGCCCGAACTATGTAGCTCCTCGCCTCCTCGCGCCATCTGTTCCTTCGCTCCTACGTTGTTCGCTCAGTACCACACTTGAAAATCTGAAAATCGCCCGGTCGCCGGACTCCACTCCACTTCGACCTCTGTTACTCGCGACGCCGGCGGTCCAACCTTGGCCTCTTCGATCAGCAACACAATCTGTTCTTTGGTGCCTTCAACTTCAAGCTCGACTCGGCCATCATCAAGATTCCTGACACCACCGTAGAGGCCTCGTTGCGAGGCCACCCGAAACGCAAATGCTCGATACCCGACCCCCTGCACTCGCCCCTTCACATACAACTTTGCCCGGCATGCTATCGGTTCAGTCGGTTCGGCCATACAACCAGGTAGACGCGGGGTTTCCAAATCAGTCTATCCAACGAACGGATACTCTCACACCTCTACAGAGGCGTCACGCGATTTGCGATTCGGCGCGAGTAAATTTCACATACTGGTTCACAAAATAAAAAATGGATGGGCGGCGAGACGTTCGATCTGCGTGAAACGCACAGGCAACATTCGGGGCGAGATCACTGGAGAAGGAGAACGGAAACGTTGGAGGGGGTTATTCGCCCGCATCAGGTGTGCGAACACAACCATGAGCGAACGATACAAACCGGTTCTGTTTGGTCGGGGCGAGAGGATTTGAACCTCCGACCCTTGCGTCCCGAACGCAATGCGCTACCGGGCTGCGCTACGCCCCGACAAAAAGAACAGCACCACCGAGCGAGGGGGGATTGTCTTACATCAGAGGGTCAAAACGCAAGCCATGCGCATCGGCCACTCCCCGGCAAGTAACTTTTCCGCCTGACAGGTTCACACCCTTCGCCAAACCAGCGTCTGCCCGGGTGGCTTCCGCCACGCCCAGCGAGGCCAACCGCAGCAGATACGGGAGCGTTTCGTTCGTCAAGGCGACGGTCGATGTGCGAGGAACGATCCCCGGCATGTTCGCCACGCA is a window encoding:
- a CDS encoding acylphosphatase; this encodes MAEPTEPIACRAKLYVKGRVQGVGYRAFAFRVASQRGLYGGVRNLDDGRVELEVEGTKEQIVLLIEEAKVGPPASRVTEVEVEWSPATGRFSDFQVWY